In Nostoc sp. GT001, a genomic segment contains:
- a CDS encoding secondary thiamine-phosphate synthase enzyme YjbQ translates to MTHYQKLLRISTTGKSFQNITAKIAATVVESGVETGLCTLFLRHTSASLVIQENADPDVLVDLANFMSKLVPESGKYIHDAEGADDMPAHIRTALTHTSEHIPINRGHLVLGTWQGIYIWEHRQHSHSRELVVHISG, encoded by the coding sequence ATGACTCACTACCAAAAGTTACTCAGAATTTCTACTACTGGCAAATCTTTTCAAAACATCACCGCAAAAATTGCAGCCACAGTTGTAGAATCGGGTGTTGAAACTGGTCTTTGTACTTTATTTTTGCGCCACACTTCAGCTAGTTTAGTAATCCAAGAAAATGCCGATCCTGATGTTCTTGTGGATCTAGCTAATTTTATGTCAAAACTCGTACCAGAATCAGGCAAATATATCCATGATGCAGAAGGAGCCGATGATATGCCAGCACATATTCGTACTGCACTCACCCACACTTCTGAACATATCCCCATTAATCGCGGACATTTAGTACTGGGAACTTGGCAGGGAATTTACATTTGGGAACATCGCCAGCACAGTCATTCCAGAGAATTGGTTGTTCACATTTCTGGATAG
- a CDS encoding DUF29 domain-containing protein, with protein MPNPLYDRDLQLWIEQTIQQLQNHEFEALDIEHLIEELVDLGKAEKNALKSNLTILLAHLLKLRVQYDVPDGMKGNWYSSILEHRQQVLNNLADTPSLKSFLVEAVEKAYPDARKLAIKEGKLAKFGIRIPQESEYPTVCPFSIEQILDEDFYGL; from the coding sequence ATGCCTAACCCGCTATACGATCGAGATTTGCAATTATGGATTGAGCAAACCATTCAACAGTTACAAAATCATGAATTTGAGGCGTTAGATATTGAGCATTTGATTGAGGAGCTAGTTGATTTGGGTAAGGCAGAGAAAAATGCTCTGAAAAGCAATCTGACAATTTTGTTGGCGCATTTACTCAAATTAAGAGTTCAGTATGATGTACCTGATGGCATGAAAGGAAACTGGTATAGCTCAATACTTGAACATCGTCAGCAAGTTCTGAATAATTTAGCAGATACTCCTTCTCTAAAAAGTTTTCTGGTAGAGGCAGTGGAAAAAGCCTACCCAGATGCTCGCAAGCTAGCCATTAAAGAAGGTAAGTTGGCTAAGTTTGGGATTCGGATACCCCAAGAAAGTGAGTATCCCACCGTTTGTCCTTTTTCCATTGAGCAGATTTTAGATGAGGATTTTTACGGGCTGTAG
- a CDS encoding efflux RND transporter periplasmic adaptor subunit, producing MDRQTASRGETVSDESLSEVEVEEAITSEDRSFLSKSDQKQTKAWLKPLFLGTGLGIAIALVVMSLLNRFPSRQQSAVADKKVNPAMTVTVATVETARVVRTLKTTGTVAASDLIPVLPQTNGLQIKSIPANVKEGAFVKQGQVLAVLDGSILQSQISQAKADVESKQADVVSKQADVASKQADLASNKAIVQQRQADLAQAKARLEEAGKNYQRYQQLADSGTISKQELDTRSYAVKTAIEVVNLSQENIRSAQANIGSAQANINNAQAIVNKAKADVKSSAAKVQQLQTQLGQTVVRAPVSGVIAEKLARVGDVTGVPPQTQVGTVIGGTQKLFSIIRDEKLELQAKVPETQLTQVKIGASVQITSDVDRRVRSQGRVRDIQPQLNDQRREATVKIDLPPTTLLKPGMFASAAITTNSGMKMVVPQKAVQSQADASVIVFILSGENTVSSQKVELGDPGNNDTVEIKSGLQLGDRVVVDGAGYLKDGDRVRVVD from the coding sequence ATGGATAGACAGACAGCAAGTAGAGGTGAAACTGTGAGCGATGAAAGTCTTTCAGAAGTTGAGGTGGAAGAAGCTATAACCTCTGAAGATAGGAGTTTTTTAAGCAAATCAGATCAAAAACAAACCAAGGCATGGTTGAAGCCATTATTCTTGGGTACTGGTTTAGGAATTGCGATCGCCTTGGTTGTGATGAGTCTATTAAATCGTTTTCCATCCCGTCAACAAAGCGCCGTAGCGGATAAAAAAGTTAACCCAGCGATGACAGTCACTGTCGCCACAGTAGAAACTGCCCGTGTTGTCCGTACCCTTAAAACGACTGGGACTGTAGCGGCGAGTGATTTAATTCCGGTACTACCGCAAACAAACGGTTTACAAATTAAAAGCATCCCCGCAAATGTCAAAGAAGGAGCTTTTGTCAAACAAGGTCAAGTATTGGCGGTGTTAGATGGTTCCATACTGCAAAGCCAAATTAGCCAAGCAAAAGCAGATGTAGAATCGAAACAAGCAGATGTGGTATCGAAACAAGCAGATGTGGCATCGAAACAAGCAGATTTGGCATCAAATAAAGCAATAGTCCAGCAAAGACAAGCCGATTTAGCTCAAGCTAAGGCGAGGTTAGAGGAAGCAGGCAAGAATTATCAGCGCTATCAACAACTCGCTGACTCTGGGACAATTAGCAAACAAGAACTTGATACTCGTTCTTACGCTGTGAAAACTGCCATAGAAGTTGTGAACCTGTCCCAAGAAAATATACGTAGTGCCCAGGCTAATATCGGCAGTGCCCAAGCTAACATTAATAACGCCCAAGCGATCGTCAATAAAGCCAAAGCCGATGTCAAAAGCAGTGCTGCTAAGGTGCAACAACTGCAAACTCAGTTAGGACAAACTGTGGTACGTGCGCCGGTTTCGGGAGTAATCGCCGAAAAACTAGCTAGAGTTGGTGATGTGACTGGTGTACCGCCGCAAACCCAGGTGGGAACCGTGATTGGTGGCACACAAAAACTATTTTCGATTATCCGAGATGAAAAGCTAGAACTTCAGGCGAAGGTGCCCGAAACTCAACTAACTCAGGTGAAAATTGGCGCATCGGTGCAAATTACTTCTGATGTCGATCGGCGGGTGCGATCGCAAGGACGAGTCAGAGATATACAACCACAGCTGAACGATCAAAGACGGGAAGCGACAGTGAAAATTGACTTACCACCAACAACTTTACTGAAACCAGGAATGTTTGCTAGTGCTGCAATTACCACTAACTCAGGGATGAAAATGGTAGTGCCACAAAAAGCAGTGCAGTCCCAAGCTGACGCAAGTGTAATTGTATTCATCTTATCGGGTGAAAATACAGTCAGCAGTCAGAAAGTCGAGTTAGGAGATCCTGGTAATAACGACACAGTGGAAATCAAGAGTGGGTTACAGTTAGGCGATCGCGTTGTCGTTGATGGTGCTGGCTATCTCAAAGATGGCGATCGGGTTCGAGTTGTAGATTGA
- a CDS encoding glycosyl transferase: MERPILYLAITNHGFGHATRTASVAATIQKLCPEILLIVVSTAPRWLLECYIEGDFIYRPRAFDLGVVQTDSLTMDKAATLEKLLDIKKHQNSLIASEVNFIRQNRVNLILADIPFLAPGFAKAANIPCWMMSNFGWDFIYRDWGGEFTAVADWISDWYAKCDRLFRLPFHEPMPAFNNITDVGLTGGSPRHSADDLRSLWRITAPVEKTILLTFGGLGLQQIPYDNLQRFPDWQFIVFDQSAPDLPNLVKINDHKYRPVDFMSICGRVVSKPGYSTFSEATILGLPIVTIPREDFAEATFIVEGIANYNQHQIITPSEFFQGTWNFLHELPQPPRQSQPIAKDGNETIAQAVINYCHTKDSR; this comes from the coding sequence ATGGAACGCCCAATCTTATACTTAGCAATAACTAACCACGGCTTTGGTCATGCTACCCGCACGGCTTCTGTAGCTGCAACAATTCAAAAGTTATGTCCAGAAATTCTGCTAATTGTGGTAAGTACTGCCCCACGCTGGCTTCTAGAGTGCTATATAGAAGGCGATTTTATCTATCGTCCCCGTGCATTTGATTTGGGTGTGGTGCAAACAGATAGCTTGACAATGGATAAAGCAGCGACTTTAGAAAAATTGCTGGATATTAAGAAGCATCAAAATTCGCTGATTGCCTCAGAAGTGAATTTTATCCGTCAAAATCGCGTTAATCTCATTTTGGCAGATATTCCCTTCCTTGCTCCTGGGTTTGCTAAAGCGGCAAATATTCCCTGCTGGATGATGAGTAACTTTGGCTGGGACTTTATCTACCGGGATTGGGGAGGTGAATTTACCGCAGTTGCAGATTGGATTAGTGATTGGTATGCAAAGTGCGATCGCCTGTTTCGTCTCCCTTTCCACGAACCAATGCCAGCTTTTAATAATATCACAGATGTCGGCTTAACAGGCGGTTCCCCCCGTCACTCTGCTGATGATTTACGTTCTCTTTGGAGAATAACTGCACCAGTTGAAAAAACTATTTTGTTGACCTTTGGCGGGTTGGGTTTGCAGCAAATTCCTTATGATAACCTACAGCGATTTCCAGATTGGCAATTTATCGTATTCGATCAATCTGCCCCTGATTTACCTAATTTAGTGAAAATTAATGACCACAAATACCGCCCTGTAGATTTTATGTCTATTTGTGGGCGAGTTGTTTCTAAACCTGGTTATAGTACTTTTTCGGAAGCCACAATACTAGGATTACCAATTGTCACCATACCGCGTGAAGACTTTGCCGAAGCAACTTTTATAGTAGAAGGCATAGCTAATTATAATCAGCATCAAATCATCACCCCATCTGAGTTTTTTCAAGGGACTTGGAATTTTCTCCATGAGTTACCCCAACCTCCAAGGCAATCTCAACCAATTGCTAAGGATGGTAATGAAACTATAGCTCAAGCTGTTATCAATTATTGCCATACTAAAGATAGTAGATAA
- a CDS encoding MBL fold metallo-hydrolase, with translation MRDNLSASSRVDAAEAGSELECLPYSVQHDNEGVCLLVKMGPHRILLDCGFENISSLAKGLTKSVGGTSLPQPADLVLISHAHPDHAKGLLALHKAFPKLPIYGSEVTSKLLPLNWLDEDPEKISQFCHALPLRSPVEFQDGLVAELFPAGHLPGAVAILLTYTTPQRTYKLLYTGDFFLSNSRLVEGLRLEELRGLDLDVLIIEGSYGTSRHPHRRNQENQLAERINRAIADHCSVILPTPALGLGQELLMLLRSHHHFTGRDLDIWVDGAVATGCDAYLELLPHLPPSVQNFARHQPLFWDERVRPRVRRLQPEHRPSVGKSPCIVLTDSTSDLGEHCQLDTGPWLILLPEKIDIKVNKEYLAPTTVESYLLAQHSDGPGTTQLIHNLRPQHVVFVHGSPAYLADLTSLEELQNRYHVHSPAADTLVELPIGDTFLQPAAPETNYEGELTELGTVITITLPNVITADPRWRQFADTGLIEARWQGEELVLRGLSQRELLNQNSDRYTWTDVDCCGTCRHQRGQRCWNPASPLYNFKVTLEGYCPAFEGLSNPES, from the coding sequence ATGAGGGATAATCTGTCGGCATCCTCTCGCGTAGATGCTGCGGAAGCGGGTAGTGAATTAGAATGTTTGCCCTATAGTGTCCAGCATGACAATGAGGGCGTATGTTTATTGGTGAAAATGGGCCCACACCGCATCCTCTTGGACTGTGGTTTTGAAAATATTTCATCGCTGGCTAAGGGGCTTACTAAGTCGGTAGGTGGAACTAGTTTGCCCCAGCCAGCAGATTTAGTTTTGATTAGTCACGCTCACCCAGATCATGCTAAAGGGTTACTGGCGCTGCATAAAGCTTTTCCCAAGTTACCCATATATGGTAGTGAGGTGACTAGCAAGTTACTGCCACTGAATTGGCTAGACGAAGACCCTGAGAAAATTTCCCAATTTTGTCATGCATTGCCATTACGATCGCCTGTAGAATTTCAAGATGGTTTGGTAGCAGAATTATTTCCCGCAGGGCATTTACCAGGAGCAGTGGCAATTCTTCTGACCTACACCACCCCACAGCGTACTTACAAGCTACTGTATACAGGGGACTTTTTCTTATCTAACTCTCGCTTGGTAGAAGGTTTGCGTTTAGAGGAACTGCGGGGCTTAGACTTAGATGTGCTAATCATTGAAGGTAGTTATGGCACATCCCGTCATCCTCACCGCCGCAACCAAGAAAATCAACTAGCCGAGCGAATTAATCGAGCGATCGCTGACCATTGTTCTGTAATCCTTCCCACCCCGGCTTTAGGATTGGGTCAAGAATTATTAATGCTCTTGCGATCGCATCACCACTTCACCGGACGAGATTTAGATATCTGGGTAGATGGTGCTGTCGCTACTGGGTGTGATGCATACCTCGAACTGCTACCCCATCTCCCCCCATCGGTGCAGAACTTTGCCCGCCATCAACCCTTATTTTGGGATGAACGGGTACGTCCCCGCGTGCGTCGGTTACAACCAGAACATCGCCCCAGTGTAGGCAAGTCACCTTGTATTGTCCTCACCGATTCGACATCTGATTTAGGCGAACATTGCCAATTGGACACCGGGCCTTGGCTGATTCTCTTGCCAGAAAAAATTGATATAAAAGTTAACAAAGAATATTTAGCGCCCACCACTGTCGAAAGCTATCTTTTAGCTCAGCATAGTGATGGCCCTGGTACTACGCAGCTAATTCATAATTTGCGACCCCAGCACGTCGTTTTTGTCCACGGTTCTCCTGCTTACTTGGCAGACTTGACTAGCTTAGAGGAGTTGCAAAACCGCTACCACGTACATTCCCCGGCGGCTGATACCTTAGTAGAACTGCCCATCGGCGACACATTTTTACAACCAGCAGCACCTGAGACTAACTACGAAGGCGAACTGACAGAGTTGGGAACAGTAATCACAATTACCCTACCCAATGTGATTACTGCCGATCCGCGTTGGCGGCAATTTGCCGATACTGGTTTAATCGAAGCTCGTTGGCAAGGGGAAGAATTAGTATTAAGGGGATTGTCTCAACGAGAACTGCTCAACCAAAACAGCGATCGCTATACATGGACAGATGTAGACTGTTGTGGTACATGCCGACATCAAAGGGGGCAGCGGTGTTGGAACCCAGCTTCCCCGTTGTATAACTTTAAGGTAACTCTCGAAGGTTACTGTCCTGCCTTTGAAGGCTTATCTAATCCTGAGTCCTGA
- a CDS encoding efflux RND transporter permease subunit — protein MSFNISAWSIKKPVPTIVLFLILTVVGWFSFISLGIDTNPNIDVPTVLIKVTQPGAGPAELESQVTKKIEDAVAGLGNIDYMISTVSDGNSKTTINFVLGTDSDRATNDVRNAIAQIRQDLPQDINDPIVERLEFAGGPVITYAVKSDRRSVEELSNLVDQTISRTLLGVRGVAQIQRVGGVDREIRINLNPDRLQSLAITATQVNDQIRALNINLPGGRAEVGGSEQSIRTLGSATSVDILKTYEILLPQGGSVPLSSLGTVEDKFGDVRQAASLNNQPVVAFQVLRSTGSVLVTVEEGVKAAVKQLEKTLPPDVKLDLIFTRADIVRQSYQSTIDELIQASVLAVIVILVFLRDWRATLITAVALPLSIIPTFAVQQALGYTLNNMTLLALALAVGNLVDDAVVEIENMERHIAMGKSAWEAAFESSDEVGLAVIASSATIIAVFMPVAFMGGIPGQFFQPFGVTVAVSTIFSTLVARMVTPMMGAYLLKEAEGHTSTTPFGYAQDRLSDRGAEGQRGIIKIFNFKFILPGGGKGSRKLGDEKRQGFQPYRSLLQWALRHRLTTMAIALAFFIASLMLVPLIPKGFVDDGDFGISSVSIELPPGSTLEDVNKVVTQATDIIRQNPVVERVLATEEINSASLTINLKPREKRNISQKQFEEQVRPDFEQIPGARISFQSQSPGDSRKGLSIVLRSENPEALNQAADALEKQMRSLPGLVEVSSTASLVKPEILVIPNPQRAADLGVTVQAIARTASLATIGDNEANLAKFNLSDRQIPIRVQIDPQARADINTITNLQVPSQNGRLIPLIAVADIRFGSGPATINRYDRARQVAVEANLQGLSLGEAVQTINQLPAMQNLPPGVVQQPSGSAKIMQDIFGRFGGALGLALMCIYAILVLLYNNFLHPLSIMAALPFCLGGALVALMVAQKPLGIYALIGIVLLLGIVTKNSILLVDYTIINMQEGKTQRQALIESGVSRLRPILMTSFATIAGILPLALGIGAGSEVRQPMGIAIMGGFTTSTLLTLVVVPVIFSYIDNFQTWIMHTLHYGFGKKPSRQ, from the coding sequence ATGTCTTTTAATATCTCAGCCTGGTCGATTAAAAAACCTGTTCCCACCATAGTTTTATTTTTAATTTTGACCGTTGTGGGTTGGTTCTCATTCATATCCTTGGGGATTGATACTAACCCAAATATTGATGTGCCAACAGTTTTGATCAAAGTCACTCAACCCGGTGCAGGCCCAGCAGAACTAGAATCCCAAGTGACGAAAAAAATTGAAGATGCTGTGGCGGGGTTGGGTAATATCGATTACATGATTTCTACCGTTAGCGATGGGAATTCTAAGACGACAATCAATTTTGTTTTGGGTACAGATAGCGATCGCGCCACCAATGATGTTAGAAATGCGATCGCTCAAATTCGCCAAGATTTACCCCAAGACATCAACGATCCGATTGTGGAACGTCTGGAATTTGCCGGCGGCCCGGTGATTACCTACGCGGTTAAATCTGATCGGCGTTCTGTAGAAGAATTAAGTAATCTCGTAGACCAAACTATTAGCCGCACCTTATTGGGAGTTCGTGGTGTAGCACAAATTCAGCGTGTGGGTGGCGTTGACCGAGAAATTCGCATTAATCTTAATCCAGACCGCTTACAATCTTTAGCGATTACCGCCACTCAGGTAAACGACCAAATCCGCGCTTTGAACATTAACCTACCTGGCGGACGTGCCGAAGTTGGTGGTAGCGAACAAAGTATCCGCACATTAGGAAGTGCCACCAGTGTGGATATTTTGAAAACTTACGAAATCCTATTACCACAAGGAGGTTCCGTACCTTTATCCAGTTTGGGAACTGTAGAAGATAAATTTGGTGACGTGCGCCAAGCCGCCAGTTTAAATAATCAACCTGTGGTAGCTTTCCAAGTCTTGCGTAGTACTGGCAGCGTTCTGGTGACAGTGGAAGAAGGAGTAAAAGCAGCAGTCAAACAACTGGAAAAAACCCTTCCCCCAGATGTCAAGTTAGATTTAATTTTTACTAGGGCCGATATTGTCCGCCAATCTTACCAAAGCACCATTGATGAGTTGATTCAAGCCTCGGTGTTGGCGGTCATCGTTATTTTAGTGTTTTTGCGGGACTGGCGAGCAACATTAATTACTGCTGTTGCCTTACCCCTATCAATAATTCCCACATTTGCAGTGCAGCAAGCCCTTGGTTACACCCTCAACAACATGACTTTGTTGGCATTAGCGCTGGCGGTGGGCAACTTAGTAGATGATGCCGTTGTGGAAATTGAAAATATGGAACGGCATATCGCTATGGGCAAGTCGGCTTGGGAAGCTGCTTTTGAGTCTTCCGACGAAGTAGGATTAGCAGTAATCGCAAGTTCAGCGACAATTATTGCAGTGTTTATGCCCGTTGCTTTTATGGGTGGAATTCCAGGGCAATTTTTTCAACCATTTGGCGTTACCGTTGCCGTTTCCACAATTTTTTCAACTCTTGTCGCGCGGATGGTTACGCCGATGATGGGGGCGTATCTTTTAAAAGAGGCAGAGGGGCACACTTCGACTACGCCCTTCGGCTACGCTCAGGACAGGCTCAGTGACCGGGGGGCAGAGGGGCAGAGGGGAATAATAAAAATTTTTAATTTTAAATTTATACTTCCAGGTGGCGGGAAGGGAAGTAGAAAACTTGGAGATGAAAAGCGTCAAGGGTTTCAACCTTATAGATCGCTTTTACAGTGGGCGTTACGCCATAGATTGACAACAATGGCGATCGCATTAGCTTTTTTTATTGCCAGTCTGATGCTGGTTCCCTTGATTCCCAAAGGTTTCGTTGATGATGGCGACTTTGGAATTTCCAGCGTATCTATAGAATTACCTCCTGGTTCCACATTAGAAGACGTTAACAAGGTAGTCACACAAGCAACTGATATCATCCGCCAAAACCCGGTAGTTGAACGTGTACTAGCAACAGAAGAGATCAATTCTGCCAGCCTTACCATTAATCTCAAACCTAGAGAAAAACGAAATATTTCCCAAAAACAGTTTGAGGAACAAGTGCGTCCTGACTTTGAGCAAATACCAGGAGCTAGAATTAGTTTTCAAAGTCAGTCACCGGGTGACAGTCGTAAAGGTTTATCAATTGTCCTCAGAAGTGAAAATCCCGAAGCCTTGAATCAAGCTGCTGATGCCCTAGAAAAGCAGATGCGATCGCTACCCGGATTAGTAGAAGTGTCTTCGACTGCAAGTTTGGTAAAACCAGAGATTTTAGTAATTCCTAACCCCCAACGGGCAGCAGATTTGGGAGTGACAGTGCAAGCGATCGCTCGGACTGCTTCCCTTGCCACCATCGGCGATAATGAGGCCAACTTGGCAAAATTTAATTTAAGCGATCGTCAAATCCCCATTCGCGTGCAAATCGATCCGCAAGCGCGGGCTGACATCAACACAATCACAAATCTCCAAGTCCCCAGTCAAAATGGTAGATTGATTCCCCTCATAGCAGTGGCAGATATCCGCTTTGGTAGCGGCCCTGCTACCATCAACCGTTACGATCGCGCCCGTCAAGTAGCTGTAGAAGCCAATTTGCAAGGGCTTTCTTTAGGAGAGGCGGTGCAAACAATTAACCAACTACCTGCAATGCAAAACTTACCGCCAGGGGTAGTACAGCAACCATCAGGCAGTGCCAAAATTATGCAAGATATTTTTGGGCGCTTTGGCGGCGCATTAGGGCTGGCATTAATGTGTATCTATGCAATTCTGGTACTGCTGTATAACAACTTTCTTCATCCATTATCGATTATGGCAGCCTTACCCTTTTGTTTAGGCGGCGCATTGGTAGCGTTGATGGTTGCTCAAAAACCCTTGGGAATATATGCCCTAATTGGGATTGTGTTGCTGTTAGGGATTGTCACCAAAAACTCGATTCTGTTAGTAGACTATACAATCATCAACATGCAAGAAGGCAAAACCCAACGTCAGGCACTCATTGAATCAGGCGTATCACGTCTGCGCCCAATTTTAATGACTTCTTTTGCAACGATCGCAGGTATTTTGCCCCTAGCATTAGGAATTGGTGCGGGTTCTGAAGTTCGCCAACCGATGGGAATTGCTATTATGGGCGGTTTCACAACTTCTACCCTGCTGACACTAGTGGTAGTGCCAGTGATATTTAGCTACATTGACAACTTTCAAACTTGGATTATGCATACACTGCATTATGGCTTTGGTAAAAAACCATCGCGCCAATAA
- a CDS encoding class I SAM-dependent methyltransferase, whose protein sequence is MKIYADIANYYDLLFQYIYTDYHDEVVKSLFPIIRDSNNILEIGVGTGLVAERVLKLKPNCNFTGVDISQQMLDLAKKRLGNKIKLVESDVLNMQLKESFDLAYSNSGVWFFLDTNADNEYLLCSHINSIENNVIALRRVAEHLKMNGLLVLSAQGMHIDKVDKLPGGIIHQVKVSKTDTGVKKQYRWIRENNGEIISDETVYLLILDSKKTKQLMEQSGFEQIGIEGNKKLMKNFLLSKFHIYQKSF, encoded by the coding sequence ATGAAAATATACGCCGACATAGCAAACTATTATGATTTATTATTTCAATATATTTACACTGACTACCACGATGAGGTTGTTAAATCTCTGTTTCCTATAATTAGAGACTCTAATAATATACTAGAGATAGGAGTAGGTACAGGTCTAGTAGCAGAAAGAGTCTTAAAACTAAAACCGAATTGTAACTTTACAGGAGTTGACATTTCTCAACAAATGTTAGATTTAGCAAAAAAACGACTGGGAAATAAAATTAAATTGGTCGAATCTGATGTTCTTAACATGCAACTGAAAGAGAGTTTTGATCTAGCTTATTCAAATAGCGGCGTTTGGTTTTTTCTAGATACAAATGCCGACAATGAATACTTACTATGTAGTCATATTAATAGTATTGAGAATAATGTAATAGCATTAAGGCGTGTTGCCGAACATCTCAAAATGAATGGTCTATTGGTTCTGAGCGCTCAAGGTATGCATATAGATAAGGTAGACAAATTACCAGGAGGCATAATCCATCAGGTCAAAGTTTCAAAAACAGATACAGGCGTTAAGAAGCAGTATAGATGGATCAGAGAAAACAATGGTGAAATAATCAGCGATGAAACTGTTTATTTGTTAATTCTTGATAGCAAAAAAACAAAACAATTGATGGAGCAGTCTGGATTTGAACAGATTGGCATAGAAGGAAATAAAAAACTTATGAAAAACTTTTTACTGTCAAAGTTTCATATTTACCAGAAAAGTTTCTGA
- a CDS encoding DUF6679 family protein, whose product MLHRKIYQLCCDGREVCVFLRDQQRWIERARIIDIEGDLVTLRYETEEEDEVCSWEEMVRLESIGAVTQKLASVPRGNVEPLMTEDCPEAERIPNRYTDSNPE is encoded by the coding sequence ATGCTACACCGCAAGATTTATCAACTGTGTTGCGATGGGCGCGAGGTATGTGTTTTCTTGCGGGACCAGCAACGCTGGATTGAACGCGCCCGCATCATAGACATAGAGGGAGATTTAGTGACCCTACGCTATGAAACAGAAGAAGAGGACGAAGTTTGTTCTTGGGAAGAAATGGTTCGCCTCGAGAGCATTGGTGCTGTAACGCAAAAATTGGCTTCAGTACCACGCGGTAATGTAGAACCTCTGATGACTGAAGATTGTCCCGAAGCAGAGCGCATTCCCAACCGTTACACTGACTCAAATCCAGAATAA
- a CDS encoding Nif3-like dinuclear metal center hexameric protein — translation MKIADLITWFEEWANPAWCESWDNCGWQIEPGVLQEKARVLVCLTPTLAVMEEAIAENANLIFAHHPLIFHPLKSLRTGEAIAEMVRSAFTHNIGIYTAHTNFDQVQDGTADVLAQILELKEVTPIELTQGGLGYGRVGLLEPFLTLQELLATIQTRLAPPNLIFSPTADLQQTISRVAVLGGSGASYISAVAKTGAQAYLTSDCKFHQFQESRDCNLILIDAGHYATERPACDRLVQKFQSLNLDWVQLSQKDEDFRQFFA, via the coding sequence ATGAAAATTGCTGATTTAATTACTTGGTTTGAAGAATGGGCGAATCCCGCTTGGTGTGAAAGTTGGGATAATTGTGGCTGGCAAATTGAACCAGGAGTTTTGCAGGAAAAAGCACGGGTTTTGGTGTGCTTGACACCGACTTTGGCGGTAATGGAGGAAGCGATCGCAGAAAATGCTAATCTAATATTCGCCCATCACCCCTTAATTTTTCATCCCCTCAAATCTTTACGCACTGGTGAAGCGATCGCTGAAATGGTACGGTCAGCTTTTACCCATAATATTGGTATTTACACTGCTCACACGAACTTTGACCAAGTGCAAGATGGGACTGCTGACGTTTTGGCTCAGATTTTAGAACTCAAAGAAGTTACCCCCATAGAACTTACACAAGGAGGATTAGGATATGGTCGTGTTGGTTTGCTAGAGCCATTTCTGACATTACAAGAATTACTCGCTACTATTCAAACCCGACTTGCTCCCCCTAATTTGATTTTTTCTCCAACTGCTGATTTACAGCAAACAATTTCACGAGTTGCCGTTTTGGGCGGTTCGGGGGCTAGTTACATTTCAGCCGTTGCCAAAACAGGCGCCCAAGCTTATCTAACTTCTGACTGTAAATTTCATCAGTTTCAAGAAAGCCGCGATTGCAATCTTATTTTAATTGATGCTGGACATTATGCTACCGAACGTCCGGCTTGCGATCGCTTGGTGCAAAAATTCCAGTCTTTAAATTTAGACTGGGTGCAATTAAGTCAAAAAGATGAAGATTTCCGCCAGTTTTTTGCTTGA